In the genome of Cutibacterium equinum, one region contains:
- a CDS encoding CpaF family protein, which produces MLGRSVVRQVVESHAEKLTAEGQALWSTYTKEAYVSAVMDAIFGYGRLQPLFEIPDAENIEINGYDRVFIQYGDGRREPGPPVADSDDELVEAIRFLGESANPPRPFDDAHPTMTVALGSQYRLHAIGFGLSHRPSVVIRHHTLTRVTIDDLVASGMMPHHVGVLLRAAVLARRSIVIAGDQGAGKTTLLRALVDAIPPTERFGTLETDYELLTHLNPDRDNMVALQATVGLGEKVDGRSLGEFTVADLIPEALRQNLSRLIVGEVRGVEAAAMFEAMQAGAGTMSTTHSHSATSTMDRLAGRVAMGGVMTIEEAYRQIAHNITFLVHVTLVDDTWRGGTRTRHVTEIRQLTGALENARPITHLTYAAPTPTQPGVFHPDPALVAELSHYEPEVTRWA; this is translated from the coding sequence ATGCTCGGTCGTTCGGTGGTGCGTCAGGTCGTCGAATCCCACGCCGAGAAACTGACCGCCGAAGGGCAGGCGTTGTGGAGTACGTACACCAAGGAGGCCTACGTCAGCGCCGTCATGGATGCGATCTTCGGGTACGGGCGGCTGCAGCCCCTCTTCGAGATTCCCGACGCCGAGAACATTGAGATCAACGGTTACGATCGGGTCTTCATCCAGTACGGCGACGGCCGACGAGAGCCGGGCCCGCCCGTTGCTGACAGCGACGACGAGCTGGTGGAGGCGATCCGCTTCCTGGGCGAGTCCGCCAATCCGCCGCGGCCTTTTGATGACGCCCATCCCACCATGACGGTGGCTCTCGGCTCGCAATACCGCCTGCACGCCATCGGGTTCGGGCTGTCCCACCGGCCGTCGGTCGTCATCCGTCACCACACCTTGACGAGGGTGACGATCGACGACCTCGTTGCCAGCGGGATGATGCCCCACCATGTCGGGGTGTTGTTGCGTGCGGCGGTGTTGGCGCGGCGCTCCATTGTCATCGCGGGGGACCAAGGAGCCGGAAAGACGACCCTGTTGCGTGCCCTCGTCGATGCCATCCCGCCCACCGAACGGTTCGGAACCCTGGAAACCGACTATGAGCTGCTGACTCACCTCAACCCGGACCGCGACAACATGGTCGCCTTGCAGGCCACCGTCGGGTTGGGGGAGAAGGTCGACGGACGCTCCCTGGGTGAATTCACGGTTGCCGATCTCATCCCGGAGGCGCTGCGACAGAACTTGTCACGCCTCATCGTCGGCGAGGTGCGTGGTGTTGAGGCAGCCGCCATGTTCGAGGCGATGCAGGCCGGGGCTGGAACCATGAGCACCACTCACTCCCATTCCGCGACCTCGACCATGGATCGTTTGGCTGGGCGAGTTGCCATGGGCGGCGTCATGACGATCGAGGAGGCCTACCGCCAGATCGCTCACAACATCACCTTCCTCGTTCACGTCACCTTGGTCGACGACACGTGGCGAGGGGGAACACGGACCCGTCACGTGACCGAAATCCGGCAGTTGACCGGGGCGCTGGAGAATGCCCGCCCCATCACCCATCTCACCTATGCGGCCCCGACGCCCACACAACCTGGCGTCTTCCATCCCGACCCGGCCCTGGTCGCAGAACTGTCCCATTACGAGCCCGAGGTGACCAGATGGGCATGA
- a CDS encoding type II secretion system F family protein gives MGMSTPVAALLGILLVGGLVLIVVGAMPVHQLSTGQSTSLWTRVDNWFSRLPRRTRVHGLTGLGIGALGYLVTGWAVLIVIVPVLAVMVPALLADPPRHDLDIMRALERWVRLVSGSAATGKSVIDAIRATRRQAPEPLLEPLTRMVARLDSRWNTRAALQGFADDLDSADADQVIAAIMMAAERGGTGATSTLDALAASLQERIRAAREIRAERAKPRVVVRQVSVIIAVVIAGALVLGREYLAPYRTGVGQVLLCCYAGLYLVGLVALSQRSKPRRRARILLRRADHD, from the coding sequence ATGGGCATGAGCACACCAGTTGCGGCATTGCTGGGGATTCTCCTGGTTGGAGGACTGGTCCTGATCGTCGTGGGCGCGATGCCGGTTCACCAGTTATCCACAGGTCAATCCACAAGCTTGTGGACACGGGTGGACAATTGGTTCTCCCGACTGCCCCGCCGCACTCGCGTGCACGGGCTGACTGGTCTGGGAATCGGTGCCCTCGGATACCTGGTCACTGGCTGGGCGGTCTTGATCGTCATCGTGCCAGTCCTGGCTGTGATGGTTCCCGCATTGCTGGCTGATCCGCCACGTCATGACCTCGATATCATGCGCGCCCTCGAGCGGTGGGTGCGTCTGGTCAGCGGGTCCGCGGCGACGGGCAAGTCCGTCATCGACGCCATCCGGGCGACACGTCGCCAAGCCCCCGAGCCACTGCTGGAACCACTCACTCGCATGGTGGCGCGGCTGGATTCACGATGGAACACCCGAGCTGCCCTGCAAGGATTTGCCGACGATCTGGACAGCGCCGACGCCGACCAGGTGATCGCCGCGATCATGATGGCCGCAGAACGAGGAGGAACCGGGGCCACCAGCACCCTTGATGCGCTCGCAGCATCCCTCCAGGAGCGAATTCGGGCCGCCCGGGAGATCCGGGCCGAACGTGCCAAACCACGAGTGGTCGTCCGCCAGGTCAGCGTCATCATCGCCGTCGTGATAGCTGGTGCCCTGGTCTTGGGGAGGGAGTACCTGGCTCCCTACCGCACCGGCGTCGGCCAGGTCCTGCTGTGCTGCTACGCCGGGTTGTACCTCGTCGGGCTCGTCGCGCTGTCGCAACGCAGCAAGCCTCGACGTCGTGCCCGGATCCTGTTGAGGCGGGCCGACCATGATTGA